In the Ornithinimicrobium pratense genome, TGGTCAGGGTGCCGCATTCCGGTCAGGCCTTCGTACAGGGCGTTGCATTCGCTGTTCGGGGTGGTCACGACGACGAGCCCGGGTCGGGCGACGCCCCACACCACGCGCTCCAGAGCCTCCAGCCGGGACGGGTCGACATGTTCCACGACCTCCATCAGGACAGCGGCGTCGAACCCGGCAAACCGGTCGTCCTCGTAGGTCAGGGCGCTCTGAAACAGCTGGACGCGGCCAGCCTGCCGCTCACTCATCTGCTCCAGCCGCACACGGGCGGCGGCGTACTGCACGGACCGCGCCGACACATCGGACCCGGCGACCCGGGTGAAAACCCCGGTCTTGACCAGCCGGTCAAGGAACTGGCCAGAACCGCAACCCAGGTCGATGACCGATTGCACCCCAGCATCGAGCAAGACCTGATGGACCGCGTCGTGGCGCTGAACGTTGAGCGGGAGGCGCTGATCGTCCGGCTGCCGCACCTCCTCGTCCTGGGCCGGCTCCACGACCTCATCAAGGTCGTCCCCGAGCTCCGCCAGGCGAGCCAGCGCCACTCGCCGAAGGGCGCCGGCCCGACCAAGGTAGCGGCGCGTGATGAGATCCCGCTCCGGGTGGTTCGGCAGCCACGCTTCGCCCGATCGCAAGAGTTTGTCCACCTCGTCCGCACCCTGCCAGTAGTGCTTGGACTCATCCAGCGCCGGCAGCAAGACGTGCAACTGGTTCAGCGTGTCTGCCAGACGCACAGTGCCAGTGATGCGAAGCCGCACGTACCTGGAGCTGCCCCACTCGGGGAATGCGTCGTCCAGCGGGATGGGCTGCGCCTCGACGGCCCAACCCAGGGGCTCGAAGAGGCGATGAGCGATGCTCGGCCCGCCACGACACGGGAGCACCGGGATGTTGACCTCCAGCGGGATGGGCGAGTCCGCCAGGTCTTGCCTGGAGGCACAGCGCCCGCTGCGGGCGGTGCTGAAGACCTGCGCCATCGCGACAGCGAGCAATGAGGACGCCGCATACGGACGGTCGTTGACGTACTGGGCGAGGCTGAAGTCAGGAGAGCCCTTTCCTCGGGACCGGGCCAACCGCACCGGGTCGACATCAAGCATGAGGGCGACGGCACACCTCTCCTGAGTCGCCTCCGGGTAGAAGACCGTCGCGGTCCCGAACGACTGCTCGAAGCGCTGCACGCGGTCGGGGTGCTTATGCAAGAGGAAGCCCAGGTCGGTCGCCGGCTGGTGCGTTGTCGCGACGGTCAACAGCATCCGCTCAGTCTGCCCGAGCACCGGCATCACAGGTCAGCAGGCACGCGGACAGCAGTCGCGAGCAGCACGACCAGCTCGAGACTGGTGCAGTCCCGCGCCGTCCGCCAGCTGCCACCTAGGGTGGTGGACGTGTCTGACGTTCTACCGTTCTTGGCTCTCATTCCTGCGGTCCTGGGGTTTCTGTGGGCGAGCATCGTCGTACACGAAGGTGGTCACTACCTGCTGGGTCTGTGGGCGGGCGTCCCCGCTCGCGACCTGAAGATTCGCCTTGGCCGTCCATCGTTCGTCGCCCTGCGCCGAGGAGAGCGATGGCTCTCCCCGGATGACCCGGAGTACGCGCCGACGTTTCTGAGGCACAACCCATCGCCGATTGCGGCGTGGTCGTTTGTCGCAGGAGGGTTCCTGCTCGAGACCGGGCTGGTGCTGCTTCTCGTCGTCATCTTGCAAGGTTTCGGCGCCGTCGCCCTACTCATGCTGGGGGTGAGTTCTGCGCTCTTCTGTTTCTACCTCCTCGCCGATGCCATCGCTTCGAAACGCAGCGGGGTTGCCTACGGCGACTGCGGTGCGATGTGGCGCATATCTGCACCAGCAACACTCATCGGACTCACAGCGCTGATCTCCCTGAGAGTGGCAGCCCTCCTCCACCTCCTGTAGAGGGGTAACGCTCCCAGCGGTACTGGCGAGGTTCGAGGCGCCACCTGACTCGAGAGGGGTTAGTGTCCTCACATCGCAGTGACGCAACGTCAGAAAAGGGGTGCGATGGCAACGACGCCGAAGGACACCACCGAGCGCAGCGCTCCCCTGGTGGCCCGCCACCTCCGTATCCCGTTCATCCTGCTCATCCTCTGCTTCGCCGCATGGGGTATGGCCGCCAACCTCACCGACATCCTCGTTGGGGTCTTCCGCGGCATCTTCGACATGTCGAACTTCCAGGCTTCGCTGGTCCAGTTCGCTTACTACGGTGCCTATTTCCTGCTGGCGATCCCGGCCGCGTTCATCAACGCCCGCTACGGCTTCAAGGCCGGCGTCCTGGTGGGGCTAGGACTCGCGGCCGTGGGTGGTTTCCTCTTCATCCCCGCCAGCAGCCTGCTCGTCTATGAGATGTTCCTGCTGGCCCTCTTCGTGCTCGCGGCAGGTCTGTCCATCCTGGAGACCTCCGCCAACCCCTTCGTCATCGGAATGGGCGAGGAGGCCAGCGCCACCCAGCGGCTCAACCTTGCGCAGTCCTTCAACCCGGTCGGTGCCAACGTCGGTGTGCTGATGGGCGCCATCCTCATCCTGCCGAACCTGACGCCGGAGGAGAGCAAGACCATCATGGGAGAGGACGAGCTCCTCGCCGCCACGGAGTCCGACCTGGGCCTGGTGCTGCAGCCCTACCTGGGGATCGCCGGGATCCTGGTGCTCATCTGGCTGCTCATCGCCTTCCGCAAGATGGAGCTGCCCAGCGCGCCGGCGCCGGTCGACCTGACCTCTGGCCGCGGTGGCACGCTGGGCCGGCTGTGGGCCAACCGGCACTACCGCTACGGCGTGGTGGCGCAGTTCTTCAACGTCGCGGCCCAGACGTGCACCTGGACCTTCACCATCCTGTATGCCCAGGACGTCGCCGGAACCTCCCCCGGCGAGGCCGGCTGGTGGCTGCAGGCGAGCCTGATCCTCTTCCTCATCTCGCGCTTCGTGATGACCTACCTGCTGGGAATCTTCCGGCCGGCCCTGCTGCTGCTGATCATGGCGGTCTTCGGCGTGATTTGTTGCCTGACCTCCATCTTCGTCCTCAACGTCGTCGGGTTGATCGCGGTGGTGGCCATCTCGGCCTCGCTGTCACTGATGTTCCCGACCATCTACGGCCTCTCGCTGCAGGGGCTGGGCCCGGACGCCAAGTTCGGCTCGGCCGGCCTGGTGATGGCCATCCTCGGCGGTGCGCTGGTGCCGATGGTGCACGCGAGCGTGATGGACGCCGCTGGATCGGCGATGGGCTACATCGTGCCGGCCATCTGCCTGGCGGCAGTCGCGGCATACGCCCTGTTCGCATTGCAGAACACCCGTCCTGCGGCTGGCGCCGCGAGGTCCGAGGCCTGAAGGGTGGCGATCGGTATGCACACACGCACGTGGATCACGGTGGGCGCGGTGCTCTGCGGCCTCAGCCTGGCGGGTTGCGCCGGTGAGGAGCTGGAGCCCGTGTCGGTGGGGCTGATCACCAAGCAGGAGGAGAACCCCTACTGGGTCTCACTGAAGGACGTCGCCCAGGAGACGGCCGACGACCTCGACGTCGAGCTCAGCACGGCGACGGGTGTCAGCGACACCGACGTAGCATCGCAGGAGGCCGCGCTCGCAGACATGGTCGCCGAAGGGGTGGACGGCATCCTGATCGCACCAGCGGATCCGGTCGCCCTGCTGCCGGCGATCCAGCAGGCACGGGACGCCGGGGTACTGGTGATCGCGCTAGACACCCCGGTCGATCCACCGGAGGCGGTGGACGCCTTCTTCGCCACCGACAACGAGGCGGCGGGCCGTTCGGTCGGGGAGTATGCCGCCGCGAAGGTCGACGACCTCGGGCTGGATCCGCAGGTGGCCATGCTCAACCTGTCCGGTGACATCAGCTCGGGGGAGCTGCGGCGCATGGGGTTCCTCGAGGGATTCGGGCTGGACGAGGACGATCCGGCGATCGTGGCGTCGGTCGACACCCAGGGTGACCGGGACAACGCCGCGGTCAGGATGACCCAGGTGCTCGCCGAGCATCCGGACATCAACGTGATCTACACGGTGAACGAGCCGGCCGCGCTCGGAGCCCTGGCAGCGCTCGACGCTGCCGAGGTCGACCTGGACGAGGTGGTCGTGGTCTCGGTGGACGGTGGGTGCCGTGCGATGCGCGAGGCCGTGCGGCCCGGAGACATCGACGCGACGGCGACACAGTATCCGCAGAACATGGCACGGGAAGGTGTTCGGGCGATCGCTGCGGCGGTGCGTGACGGTGAGACAGTCAGCGGATTCCTGGACACGGGGAGCGAGCTGGTCAGCGACGACCCGATGGACGGGGTGGAGTCGCGGCGGGTGGAGTTCGGGATTCGGACCTGCTGGGGCAGCTGATCCGGGACCGGCCGGCGAGGAGGATGCTCAACGCCGGTCAGTGGGGGCGTTCAGCGCTCGGTGAGCCGGGAGGGCCAGGCGACGATGGTGACACCGCGGGTGGCCGGGAAGGCCATGGTGTCGCGGGGGGAGCCGGTCAGGAGGCGGTACATGAATTTGGCCATGTATCCAGGGTCGTCGAGTTCAACCAATACGTCCAATGCCTCCTAAGCAGGCGATTTATGCGTTAGCGTCATAGGAATGGAGACGGAGACTCTGCGCTGGTTTCAGCTCGTCGCCGACGGCGTGACGGTGACCGAGGTGAGCCAGATCGAGGGGATCTCGCAGCCTGCGGTGTCCCGGGCCCTCAGCCGGCTCGAGCTCGAGGTGGGCACCCCACTGCTGCGGCGTGAGGGGCGGGTGCTGCGGCTGACCCACGCCGGGGCCGCGTTCAAGCAGCACGTAGACGCCGTGCTGCATCACCTCGATGACGGGATTGCGGCGGTGCAACAGATCCTGGACCCTGAGCGGGGCACCGTCACGATCGCCTTCCAACCCTCCTTCGGCAGCTGGCTCGTCCCGGACCTGGTGAGCAGTTTCCATGCCGAGCATCCGCACGTTCGCCTCGACCTGCGCACCACGGCCGACGAGACGGTGCCTGACGTCGGTCCGCGCAGCGACGTGGACTTCGAGCTCTCCACGTTGCGCCCACCTCAGGGCCCGGATCATCCTCGGTGGAGGGTCCTGGCCGTGGAACCCCTGCGCCTGCTGGTCGGACCCGGTCATCACCTCATCGGCACCGACACGGTCGCGCTGACCCAGGTCGCCGATGAGCCGTTCGTCATGATCAAGGCGACCTCGTTGCTGCGCCGACAGAGTGAACAGTTGTGCGCCGAAGCGCAGTTCGAGCCGAATGTCGCCTTCGTCGCCGATGACCTCCCCACCCTGCGGGGGTATGTCGCTGCGGGCCTCGGAGTGGCCATCGCACCGGCCTTGTGGGGCGGTTCGATGGCCGCGCCAGTGGTAGGCCCGCACGTCCTGGCACTGACCGACCGGGGCGCGACCCGGGAGGTGGGGTTCAGCTGGGCCCCACGGCGGCGCATGCTGCCGGCGGCCGAGCTGTTCCGTGAGCACGTGCTGGCCCGTGCGCGCGCCGGGCGGCTGCCGCGCCCGGTCTGAGGTGGGCACGCCTCGGACGGGCAGACCTTGCCCTGCGCAACCCGGGGCGAGACCGACGCCCGACCAGACCTGCCTCTTTGGCCAGGCGGCCAAACTTGTGTGATGCTGGAGGACAGGCCCGACGCCGTCGGGCCTGTGCCCTGTCGTCGCGGCAGCCTGGCAGAGTCCCGTGCGCCGCCTGAGAAGTGAGGTCCGCCGTGTCCGCCCCCCGCCGTTGGTCCGCCCTGGCCGTCCTGATCCTGCCGGTGCTGCTCATCAGCATCGACATGAGCGTCCTGGGCATCGCGGTCCCCGCACTGAGTGCCGACCTGGAGCCGAGCTCCAGCCAGCTGCTGTGGATCATCGACCTCTACAGTTTCCTGCTGGCCGGACTGCTCGTGCTGATGGGGAGCCTCGGTGACCGCTTCGGTCGCCGGCTGCTGCTGCTCATCGGTGCCCCCGCCTTCGGCCTGGCCTCGGGGCTAGCCGCCTTCTCCACCAGCCCAGAGATGCTCATCATGGCCCGCGCGCTGCTGGGCCTGGGCGGCGCTACCCTCATGCCCTCGACCCTGGGCCTGCTGCGCACGATCTTCCTGGACCGGCGCGAGCGGCGGGCTGCCATCGCCGTCTGGGCTGCGGCCTTCTCGGGCGGGGCCGCGCTCGGCCCGGTTCTGGGCGGGCTGCTGCTCGAGCACTTCTGGTGGGGGTCGGTCTTCCTCATCAACGCGCCGATCATGCTTCTCTTCTTCGTCGCGGCCCTGCTGGTGCTGCCGGAGGCCAAGGACCCGAGCCCCGGCCCGTTCGACATCCTCTCGGCGTTGCTGTCGATCGTCGGCCTGCTGGCGGTGGTCTACGCCTTCAAGACCTTGGCCAAGGATCCGACGCTGGGCGCGCAGGCCGTGCTCCCGACGATCGCCTTGACGGTGGGTCTGTCGGTGCTCGCGCTCTTCGTGCGGCGCCAGCGCCGGCTCGAGCACCCGATGATCGATGTCTCGCTCTTCGCCCGGCCGGGCTTCTCGGCGGCGGTGCTCATCAACGTCATCGCGGTCTTCACGCTGCTGGGTGTCATGTTCTTCTTCCCGCAGTACCTCATGCTCGTCCAGGGCATGGGCTCGGCGCAGGCCGGCCTGTGGCTGCTGCCGCTGGCCCTCGCCACCATCGTGGGCTCGCTCACCTCGCCCCTTCTCGCCAAGGTGATCTCGGTGCGGGGCGTGATCCTCACCGGTCTGGTCCTGCTCACGGCTGGCTTCCTCACCGCGACGCGGCTGGACGAGGCGCAGACGCTGACGCCCTTCGTGGTGACCTCGGTCCTCATCGGGCTCGGGCTCGGCCTCGCCGAGACGCTGACCAACGACGTCATCCTCACCACCGCGCCACCCTCGCGCGCCGGCGCCGCCTCGGCAATCTCCGAGACCGGTTACGAGTTCGGGGGTGCGATGGGCACCGCTGTGCTGGGCACGATCGGGATGGCCTTCTACGCCCGCGGCCTGGGGGCCGCGGACGGCCTCACCCCCGCACAGCTGGACGCGGCCCGACAGACACTCGGCGCGGCGCACGAGCTCGCCGGTCGTCTACCGCAGGAGACGGGTATGCCGCTGCGCCAACTGGCCTCCGACGCGTTCCTCACCGGGATGGACGCCGTGGCGTGGACCTCCAGCGTGGTGATCCTAGCCGCCCTGGCTATCGCCTGGCGCGGGCTGCGGGCCCCGGCCGTGGACGGGGCACTCGAGGGCGGCACCGTAACCTCGTCGGGGCGCGCCGACGAGGAGGACAAGGCGTCCGACGATCGTGAGGAGTGCCGACGGTGACGCCCCCACGCCAGCGCCGCCCGCAAGTGCCGATGGCTCAGCGTCGGGCCGAGCTGACGCAGGTGGCCCTGAGGGTGATGGCCCGCGACGGCGCCTGGGCGCTGACCACCCGAGCCGTGGCCGACGAGGCGGGCGTCCCGCACGGGTCGGTCCACTACGCCTTCTCCTCCAAGGAGGCGTTGCTCCAAGCGGTCATCGCCGCCGACACCGACTCCGCGGTGCGCATCTTCTCCTCCGTCGGGGCCGCCGGCGGGCCCCCGGAGGAGGTGCTCGCGCGGGCCTTCTCGGCCTACGTCGACCACCTCATCGCCGACCCGGACATCGAGCTGGCGCTCCAGGAGCTGACCCTGATGGCCGTCCGCGACCCCGCGCTCGCCGAACTCTTCCGTGCCTCCGAGCAAGGCTACGCCGACAGCCTCACCCAACTACTCAGCGATGTCGCCGCCCAGGCCCGCGGCCGGTGGGCGGTTCCGGTGCCGGTGCTGGTCGACCAGCTCCTCGGCCTGCTCTTCGGCACGACGGTCGCCTGGCTCGGCCACCGCGACGACGCCCGCCTACGTGCTGCCTTCAGCGACGCCGCCCACGCCACCGCCTCCCGCCTGGAACGGGACAGCCGCTCCTGACGGTGGACCACACCGGTGGCGGGCTGGACGCCCAAGGCACCGGCGGAGCTCAGGCGAAGGCGGGGGTGAGCGCCCCGTGGACCACGCGCGGAACGTCGGAGATCACCCCGTCGACACCGGCCCGTTGCAGCCGCCGCACATCCCGAGCGGAGTTCACCGTCCAGGGCACCACGGTCAGGCCCGCATCGTGTGCCGCCTCGACAACCGGCGCACCGAGGACCGTGCCGACCGAAGGGTGGATCTCGTGGTGCCCGTCCGCACGGGCCCGGTGAAGCACCGAGGACGCTGTCTGCCAGGGGTGCCCGAGCAGGGCCGTGCGCACGCCCGACCGCCGACCCAGCATCTGCCGGACCTGCCCCAGGAGCGGTGCCGCGAACGAGGACACTGTCACCTCCGGGCGGGGGCCCGATCCTGGACCATCGAGGAGGCGCGCCAGGGCTGCTGCCGTCCGGGGCCCAGCCCCGGAGCGTCGCGGAGGCCCTTTCACCTCGAGGACGAGCCCTCGTCCCTGAGCAAGGCTGAGGACGTCTTCGAGGCGGCACAGTTGCAGCCGGTGCGCGCGGCCGCGAGGCTGAGGTCTGTCCACGAGGACGAGACCACAGGCAGGGGTATCCCGGTCAGACGCCGTAGATCGGCATCGTGGCTGAGCACCAGGACTCCGTCCGCCGTCAACCGCAGATCGACCTCCACCCCATCGGCGTCGGCGGCGAAGGCGGCCTCGACCGCAGCGAGGGTGTTCTCCGGACGGTCCGGGCCGACCAGCCCGCGATGCGCGATGACAAGCACGACTACGAGCCTGCCGCCACCCGATGACAGGCGCTCCCCCTCACGGTGTCTAGAGGGCGGCGAACTGTTGACTTCTCTGCGGCGGGTCCCCCGGCTGTTGTCTGGCTCCCCCGGCATACCCCGGGGTCACCACAGTCGATCCGCCTGGCTTAGAGGGTTGGACGTGCAGGTGTCGACGGTGGTCCCGGGTCTAGCGCGGCTCCTGCTGCTGGGTGATCTGCCTGAGGTAGGCGACGAAGTGGTGCCACCGGCCCCGCGCCTCCGACAGGTCGGTGGCGGGGATCTGGGCGTCTAGGTCATCCTTCAGGCGCCGCTGGCGGACCTCCTCGCGCAGCTGCGCCAAGGACTCCTCGGCCTCGGTGAGCAGCTCCTCAATCTGCGCCGGTGAGAGGTCCTCGTCAAGGGGCGGGAGGCCGATGGACCGGTCGTCGGGGTCAGGGTGGGTCATGAGATACCTCCGGTGACGGACAGCAGGATGACAGCCGCGGGCACGGCGACGAAGACACCGAGCACCCAGACGACCACGATCCACGGTCGGACCACGGCCTGGTTGGCCAGCAACGTGGCGCCCTGCATCGGGATCTGACGCAGGAAGGGCAGGACG is a window encoding:
- a CDS encoding LysR substrate-binding domain-containing protein, encoding METETLRWFQLVADGVTVTEVSQIEGISQPAVSRALSRLELEVGTPLLRREGRVLRLTHAGAAFKQHVDAVLHHLDDGIAAVQQILDPERGTVTIAFQPSFGSWLVPDLVSSFHAEHPHVRLDLRTTADETVPDVGPRSDVDFELSTLRPPQGPDHPRWRVLAVEPLRLLVGPGHHLIGTDTVALTQVADEPFVMIKATSLLRRQSEQLCAEAQFEPNVAFVADDLPTLRGYVAAGLGVAIAPALWGGSMAAPVVGPHVLALTDRGATREVGFSWAPRRRMLPAAELFREHVLARARAGRLPRPV
- a CDS encoding substrate-binding domain-containing protein, whose protein sequence is MHTRTWITVGAVLCGLSLAGCAGEELEPVSVGLITKQEENPYWVSLKDVAQETADDLDVELSTATGVSDTDVASQEAALADMVAEGVDGILIAPADPVALLPAIQQARDAGVLVIALDTPVDPPEAVDAFFATDNEAAGRSVGEYAAAKVDDLGLDPQVAMLNLSGDISSGELRRMGFLEGFGLDEDDPAIVASVDTQGDRDNAAVRMTQVLAEHPDINVIYTVNEPAALGALAALDAAEVDLDEVVVVSVDGGCRAMREAVRPGDIDATATQYPQNMAREGVRAIAAAVRDGETVSGFLDTGSELVSDDPMDGVESRRVEFGIRTCWGS
- a CDS encoding TetR/AcrR family transcriptional regulator, which produces MAQRRAELTQVALRVMARDGAWALTTRAVADEAGVPHGSVHYAFSSKEALLQAVIAADTDSAVRIFSSVGAAGGPPEEVLARAFSAYVDHLIADPDIELALQELTLMAVRDPALAELFRASEQGYADSLTQLLSDVAAQARGRWAVPVPVLVDQLLGLLFGTTVAWLGHRDDARLRAAFSDAAHATASRLERDSRS
- a CDS encoding glycerophosphodiester phosphodiesterase gives rise to the protein MDRPQPRGRAHRLQLCRLEDVLSLAQGRGLVLEVKGPPRRSGAGPRTAAALARLLDGPGSGPRPEVTVSSFAAPLLGQVRQMLGRRSGVRTALLGHPWQTASSVLHRARADGHHEIHPSVGTVLGAPVVEAAHDAGLTVVPWTVNSARDVRRLQRAGVDGVISDVPRVVHGALTPAFA
- the fucP gene encoding L-fucose:H+ symporter permease, yielding MATTPKDTTERSAPLVARHLRIPFILLILCFAAWGMAANLTDILVGVFRGIFDMSNFQASLVQFAYYGAYFLLAIPAAFINARYGFKAGVLVGLGLAAVGGFLFIPASSLLVYEMFLLALFVLAAGLSILETSANPFVIGMGEEASATQRLNLAQSFNPVGANVGVLMGAILILPNLTPEESKTIMGEDELLAATESDLGLVLQPYLGIAGILVLIWLLIAFRKMELPSAPAPVDLTSGRGGTLGRLWANRHYRYGVVAQFFNVAAQTCTWTFTILYAQDVAGTSPGEAGWWLQASLILFLISRFVMTYLLGIFRPALLLLIMAVFGVICCLTSIFVLNVVGLIAVVAISASLSLMFPTIYGLSLQGLGPDAKFGSAGLVMAILGGALVPMVHASVMDAAGSAMGYIVPAICLAAVAAYALFALQNTRPAAGAARSEA
- a CDS encoding MFS transporter gives rise to the protein MSAPRRWSALAVLILPVLLISIDMSVLGIAVPALSADLEPSSSQLLWIIDLYSFLLAGLLVLMGSLGDRFGRRLLLLIGAPAFGLASGLAAFSTSPEMLIMARALLGLGGATLMPSTLGLLRTIFLDRRERRAAIAVWAAAFSGGAALGPVLGGLLLEHFWWGSVFLINAPIMLLFFVAALLVLPEAKDPSPGPFDILSALLSIVGLLAVVYAFKTLAKDPTLGAQAVLPTIALTVGLSVLALFVRRQRRLEHPMIDVSLFARPGFSAAVLINVIAVFTLLGVMFFFPQYLMLVQGMGSAQAGLWLLPLALATIVGSLTSPLLAKVISVRGVILTGLVLLTAGFLTATRLDEAQTLTPFVVTSVLIGLGLGLAETLTNDVILTTAPPSRAGAASAISETGYEFGGAMGTAVLGTIGMAFYARGLGAADGLTPAQLDAARQTLGAAHELAGRLPQETGMPLRQLASDAFLTGMDAVAWTSSVVILAALAIAWRGLRAPAVDGALEGGTVTSSGRADEEDKASDDREECRR
- a CDS encoding glycerophosphodiester phosphodiesterase, with translation MPGEPDNSRGTRRREVNSSPPSRHREGERLSSGGGRLVVVLVIAHRGLVGPDRPENTLAAVEAAFAADADGVEVDLRLTADGVLVLSHDADLRRLTGIPLPVVSSSWTDLSLAAARTGCNCAASKTSSALLRDEGSSSR
- a CDS encoding 3' terminal RNA ribose 2'-O-methyltransferase Hen1, whose translation is MLLTVATTHQPATDLGFLLHKHPDRVQRFEQSFGTATVFYPEATQERCAVALMLDVDPVRLARSRGKGSPDFSLAQYVNDRPYAASSLLAVAMAQVFSTARSGRCASRQDLADSPIPLEVNIPVLPCRGGPSIAHRLFEPLGWAVEAQPIPLDDAFPEWGSSRYVRLRITGTVRLADTLNQLHVLLPALDESKHYWQGADEVDKLLRSGEAWLPNHPERDLITRRYLGRAGALRRVALARLAELGDDLDEVVEPAQDEEVRQPDDQRLPLNVQRHDAVHQVLLDAGVQSVIDLGCGSGQFLDRLVKTGVFTRVAGSDVSARSVQYAAARVRLEQMSERQAGRVQLFQSALTYEDDRFAGFDAAVLMEVVEHVDPSRLEALERVVWGVARPGLVVVTTPNSECNALYEGLTGMRHPDHRFEWTRSEFADWSERVAAAYGYTVEHRGIGQVDETFGAPTQMGIFTREAGRDD